In Nocardia sp. NBC_00403, one DNA window encodes the following:
- a CDS encoding peroxiredoxin family protein, whose product MLIEYGVWVSRLAVSAVFGLSAVGKLMDRAAMRKSAAEFGVPIQWAPVVAWGLPMLEAVIAVAVLPPWTAVAAAVLATLVLAVFTGAVIRLLVRGRRPACSCFGSLSDAPIGAWTVARNGVLVALAVLVGWGSLAYPQVPGGLPADNAVGLGVVAVLATLLVWMFGEVRGLQRRVDEQALSTLGAEGLPVGAVAPEFELFDVDDGRTTLESLLVHGRRVLLVFVHPNCELCAALARELPRWHSRTAEALTIVVVGNGDAAEQAEWAQEQGLDGIAALVQRGNEAALRYRVRGTPSAVLVDAEGHIGAPVARGAMAVRELIMSSKKVVRQ is encoded by the coding sequence ATGCTGATCGAATACGGGGTGTGGGTTTCGCGGCTGGCGGTGAGTGCGGTGTTCGGTCTGTCGGCGGTGGGGAAGCTGATGGACCGGGCCGCGATGCGGAAGTCGGCGGCCGAGTTCGGGGTACCGATCCAATGGGCGCCCGTCGTGGCGTGGGGGCTACCGATGTTGGAGGCGGTGATCGCGGTGGCGGTGCTGCCGCCGTGGACGGCGGTGGCGGCGGCGGTGCTTGCCACGCTGGTGCTCGCGGTGTTCACGGGCGCAGTCATTCGACTACTGGTGCGGGGAAGACGACCTGCCTGTTCGTGTTTCGGCTCGTTGAGCGACGCACCGATCGGCGCCTGGACCGTAGCCCGCAATGGGGTGCTGGTGGCGCTCGCGGTGCTGGTCGGCTGGGGTTCGCTCGCGTATCCGCAGGTGCCGGGCGGGCTGCCCGCCGACAATGCGGTCGGGCTGGGAGTGGTCGCGGTGCTCGCCACGCTGCTGGTCTGGATGTTCGGCGAGGTCCGCGGCTTGCAACGGCGGGTAGACGAGCAGGCGCTCTCGACCCTCGGTGCCGAGGGGCTGCCGGTGGGCGCCGTGGCGCCCGAGTTCGAACTGTTCGACGTCGATGACGGCCGCACGACTCTGGAATCGCTACTGGTCCATGGGCGCCGAGTGCTACTGGTGTTCGTGCATCCCAACTGTGAGCTGTGCGCAGCACTGGCTCGGGAGCTGCCGCGGTGGCACTCGCGCACCGCCGAGGCGCTGACCATTGTGGTTGTCGGCAACGGCGACGCCGCGGAGCAGGCCGAATGGGCGCAGGAGCAGGGGCTCGACGGTATTGCCGCGCTGGTGCAGCGGGGTAACGAAGCCGCTCTGCGCTACCGCGTCCGCGGCACGCCTTCGGCCGTACTGGTCGATGCCGAAGGCCATATCGGCGCGCCGGTCGCCAGGGGCGCGATGGCGGTCCGGGAGCTGATCATGTCATCGAAGAAGGTTGTACGGCAGTGA